In Mycteria americana isolate JAX WOST 10 ecotype Jacksonville Zoo and Gardens chromosome 23, USCA_MyAme_1.0, whole genome shotgun sequence, a single window of DNA contains:
- the ADAM9 gene encoding disintegrin and metalloproteinase domain-containing protein 9 has translation MRTRSAMAWARARAARSCLCLLLLAAPGQPGRAGFQQVSLLSSYEVVIPQRLGRERREAPDVSSVQDKVSYAIEIEGKEYTIHLEKNKELLPKDFTVYTYNKEGKLQSEYPDIQDHCHYQGYVEGTLDSVVAVSTCSGLRGLVTIGNITYGIEPMDSSSGSKHILYRLDNVKKEPTMCGVTTEDHEREHTEENHHPSMTQLLRRKRAVLHQTRYVELFIVVDKEKFEDFGKSETEVREHMVQLANFLDSMYIMLNIRIVLVGLEIWKYENIISTDGGAGDVLANFVQWREKNLVLRRRHDSAQFVLKKGFGGTAGMAYVGTVCSKSHAGGINVFGRISIQMFASIMAHELGHNLGMNHDDERVCHCGASSCIMSSGASGSRNFSSCSAEDFEKLTLNKGGSCLLNVPKPDETYSVPYCGNRLVDAGEECDCGSPKECESDPCCEAGTCRLRSGAECAYGDCCKNCQLLPGGTECRASNNECDLPEYCNGTSQFCQPDFTVQNGHPCHNEEAYCYNGVCQYYDAQCQDIFGSKAKAAPNICFAEVNSKGDRFGNCGFHGHDYKKCSSWNAMCGKLQCENVKTMPVFGIKPAIIQTPIRGTTCWGVDFQLGSDVPDPGMVNEGTKCDTGKICRHFQCVSASVLNYDCDVEKQCHGHGVCNNNRNCHCEAGWAPPYCDTKGYGGSLDSGPPYNDKDTSLRNGLLVFFFLVLPLLIAAALAFAKRDRLKRCCRRLMSRCHSSLQSPPPRTETEPRDYHHRGFSHGMPYAPRGAPMDMEPNTFPVPSYPVNQHPQQAYHQSYYPPLQYQAPQPQKLPTRPPPPQQKCAPQGHPPSQQKCLPQGQYFPSRPAPLPPK, from the exons GTTTCCAGCAGGTTTCTCTGTTGTCTTCCTATGAAGTTGTAATCCCGCAGAGGTTAGGAAGAGAACGGCGAGAGGCTCCCGATGTCTCCTCAGTACAG gaCAAGGTGTCGTATGCTATTGAGATAGAGGGAAAAGAATACACGATTCATCTAGAAAAGAACAA AGAACTGCTGCCCAAAGATTTCACAGTTTATACCTATAATAAGGAGGGGAAGTTGCAATCTGAATATCCAGATATCCAG GATCACTGCCATTATCAGGGATACGTGGAGGGGACCCTGGATTCTGTGGTTGCTGTCAGCACTTGCTCGGGGCTCAG GGGTTTGGTGACAATAGGGAACATCACGTACGGAATTGAGCCCATGGATTCCTCTTCTGGCTCTAAACACATTTTATATCGATTGGATAATGTGAAGAAAGAGCCCACAATGTGTGGAGTAACCACTGAAGACCATGAAAGGGAACATACAGAGGAAAATCACCATCCCAGTATGACTCAGCTACTGCGA agaaagagagcagTCCTACATCAAACAAGATATGTGGAGCTGTTCATAGTTGTGGATAAAGAAAAG TTTGAAGATTTTGGGAAGAGTGAAACAGAAGTCAGAGAACACATGGTGCAACTGGCAAACTTCCTTGACAGC atGTACATCATGTTGAACATCCGCATTGTGCTGGTTGGTCTAGAGATTTGGAAGTATGAAAACATAATTAGCACAGACGGAGGTGCTGGTGATGTGCTGGCCAATTTTGTACAGTGGCGAGAGAAGAATCTTGTTTTGCGCCGGAGACATGACAGTGCCCAGTTTGTTCT GAAGAAGGGGTTTGGTGGCACAGCTGGAATGGCCTATGTTGGAACAGTGTGCTCCAAGAGCCACGCAGGAGGCATTAATGTG TTTGGAAGAATCAGTATACAGATGTTTGCATCGATTATGGCTCATGAACTGGGACATAACCTGGGGATGAACCATGATGATGAACGTGTCTGTCACTGCGGAGCAAGCAGTTGCATTATGAGCTCTGGAGCATC GGGATCGAGGAacttcagcagctgcagtgcAGAAGACTTTGAGAAGCTAACTCTCAACAAAGGTGGAAGCTGCCTGCTCAACGTTCCCAAGCCTGATGAAACCTATAGCGTCCCGTACTGCGGGAACAGGCTGGTAGACGCCGGGGAGGAGTGTGACTGTGGTTCACCAAAG GAATGTGAAAGTGATCCTTGCTGTGAAGCAGGGACTTGCAGACTCCGATCTGGTGCTGAATGTGCTTATGGCGACTGCTGTAAAAACTGCCAG cTCCTTCCTGGAGGAACCGAGTGTCGGGCGAGTAACAACGAGTGTGACCTGCCAGAGTACTGCAACGGCACGTCCCAGTTCTGCCAGCCGGACTTCACCGTTCAGAACGGTCACCCGTGCCACAACGAGGAAGCCTACTGTTACAATGGTGTTTGCCAGTACTACGATGCACAGTGTCAGGATATCTTTGGCTCAA AAGCCAAAGCAGCCCCCaacatttgttttgctgaagtgAATTCCAAGGGTGACAGATTTGGCAACTGTGGTTTCCATGGCCATGACTACAAGAAGTGTTCCAGCTG GAATGCCATGTGTGGGAAGCTGCAATGTGAAAATGTGAAAACTATGCCTGTTTTTGGAATTAAGCCTGCTATTATCCAGACTCCCATTAGAGGCACCACGTGCTGGGGTGTAGATTTCCAGCTAGGCTCTGATGTCCCGGACCCAGGAATGGTGAATGAAGGCACCAAATGTGATACTGGAAAG ATCTGCAGGCACTTCCAGTGTGTGAGTGCCTCTGTTCTGAACTACGACTGTGACGTGGAGAAGCAGTGTCACGGACATGGG gTGTGCAATAACAACAGGAACTGTCACTGTGAAGCAGGCTGGGCCCCTCCTTACTGTGATACTAAAGGCTACGGAGGAAGTCTGGACAGCGGACCTCCTTATAACG ACAAAGACACCTCACTGAGAAATGGGctgctggtattttttttcctggtcctcCCACTCCTTATAGCTGCTGCTCTGGCATTTGCAAAAAGAGACAGGCTGAAGCGATGCTGTAGAAGATTAATGTCACGCTGCCATTC GTCACTTCAGTCACCACCTCCTAGGACAGAAACCGAACCGAGAGACTACCACCACAGAGGCTTTTCACATGGCATGCCTTATGCTCCAAGAGGTGCACCCATG GATATGGAACCAAATACCTTTCCTGTTCCATCTTACCCAGTTAACCAGCATCCTCAGCAGGCTTACCACCAGTCTTACTACCCACCCCTGCAATACCAGGCACCACAGCCACAGAAGCTGCCGACAAG GCCGCCACCTCCGCAACAGAAATGTGCACCTCAGGGACATCCTCCATCACAGCAAAAATGTTTACCTCAGGGACAGTATTTTCCTTCTCGACCGGCACCTTTGCCTCCCAAATAG
- the LOC142420085 gene encoding disintegrin and metalloproteinase domain-containing protein 18-like: protein MSNEKGSLRSDSTRIKGGCYYRGYIDGFPSSAVTLSTCSGLRGLLQFENVSYGIEPLGYSPAFEHFVYRVSDEKMAGSLFATSHAERGPGVPTAEELSNKARGGDEVSVSVLAVVLMSPSCEEGSDPAGSFGRCRLDGQRWGG from the exons ATGTCTAATGAGAAGGGATCCTTGCGCTCTGATTCAACCCGCATCAAG GGAGGCTGCTACTACCGGGGGTACATCGATGGCTTCCCCAGCTCGGCAGTGACCCTCAGCACCTGCTCGGGGCTCAG GGGCTTGCTGCAGTTTGAGAACGTCAGCTACGGGATCGAGCCCCTGGGTTATTCTCCGGCGTTCGAGCACTTTGTGTATCGAGTGAGTGACGAGAAGATGGCAGGTTCCCTCTTTGCCACCAGCCACGCCGAAAGAGGGCCGGGCGTGCCGACGGCAGAGGAGCTGTCGAACAAAGCACGTGGAGGTGATGAGGTGAGCGTGTCTGTTCTCGCGGTGGTGCTGATGTCCCCGTCCTGCGAGGAGGGGTCCGATCCCGCAGGAAGCTTTGGCCGGTGTCGTCTGGACGGACAGAGGTGGGGGGGTTAG
- the LOC142420087 gene encoding disintegrin and metalloproteinase domain-containing protein 32-like gives MGRRRDRYSSSAYERHRQGSIQAWLLNGHSSSVANVRNKPLSAAAQSPKYFKVYVVLDKALYNYMGSDTNAATQKIIQVFNLVNNMFNPLNVTIVLSSLELWTEENKISTAGEADDLLQRFLQWKQSYLALRSYDIAYLLVYRDRAAFVGATAPGKACQRNAAGAVAVGKRSRGSPALSSLQYQGAVTLESFSVLLAQLLGRSLGMSYDGSRGCRCPGRVCLMSPEALRFSGAKAFSSCSIRDFETFLKHNGGACLFKRPRLTGLSYRRAAVCGNGVVEPGEQCDCGAAEACLKDKCCTKTCRFKPGVKCSSGLCCNGCQHVPMLKDGDELSAVPWERFPGKGFPAQLPEPPGRNITGGRLSWTFKQRNSQCRPPADAQCDLAEFCNGSSASCPPDLYVQDGHGCEHGTGYCYKGRCQSPDLQCRQLYGQGSKNAPVACYEELNSQRDRFGHCGFQPRQGFKSCAWRYKVWFWKARMVLRRAGGFVVRICCGLFGNGLKTRFRLIVYKIVTLSLVCNNKRQCHCHPGWKPPDCLQKGSHLGGSIDSGLQPTDGG, from the exons ATGGGGCGTCGCAGGGATCGTTACTCATCTAGTGCCTACGAGAGGCATCGCCAAG GCAGCATCCAAGCTTGGCTTTTGAATGGACACTCGAGTAGTGTAGCAAACGTCAGGAATAAG ccacTATCTGCTGCAGCACAGTCTCCCAAATACTTCAAAGTGTACGTAGTTTTGGACAAGGCTTTG TACAACTATATGGGTTCAGACACGAATGCTGCAACGCAGAAGATAATCCAGGTCTTCAATTTAGTCAACAAT ATGTTTAATCCTCTTAACGTTACCATTGTGCTGTCCTCCCTGGAGCTGTGGACAGAGGAGAATAAAATATCGACAGCAGGGGAAGCAGATGACCTTCTACAGCGATTTTTACAGTGGAAACAGTCATATCTCGCTCTGCGGTCGTATGACATAGCTTATCTGCTAGT GTACAGGGACCGAGCAGCGTTCGTGGGCGCAACGGCTCCGGGGAAGGCGTGTCAGAGAAACGCTGCTGGCGCAGTGGCCGTG GGAAAGCGCAGCCGCggcagccctgctctctcctccctccagtACCAAGGGGCCGTGACGCTGGAGTCCTTCTCCGtcctcctggcccagctgctgGGACGCAGCCTGGGCATGAGCTACGACGGCTCCCgaggctgccgctgccccgggcgcGTCTGCCTCATGAGCCCGGAGGCGCT ACGCTTCAGTGGGGCAAAAgccttcagcagctgcagcatcagGGACTTTGAAACCTTCCTGAAGCACAACGGAGGCGCGTGCCTTTTCAAGAGACCCCGCTTGACCGGACTGTCCTACCGGAGAGCGGCCGTCTGCGGCAACGGCGTCGTGGAGCCCGGCGAGCAGTGTGACTGCGGGGCAGCGGAG GCATGCTTGAAGGATAAATGCTGTACTAAAACATGTCGGTTTAAGCCGGGAGTGAAATGTTCCTCTGGATTATGTTGTAACGGATGTCAG CATGTTCCCATGCTGAAGGATGGAGACGAGCTGTCTGCTGTGCCATGGGAGAGGTTCCCGGGGAAGGGCTTTCCAGCTCAGCTCCCTGAGCCCCCCGGGAGGAATATCACCGGGGGAAGACTGTCTTGGACA TTCAAGCAGAGAAACTCGCAGTGCCGCCCCCCCGCCGACGCGCAGTGTGACCTGGCCGAGTTCTGCAACGGGTCCTCCGCGTCCTGCCCCCCCGACCTGTACGTGCAGGATGGGCACGGCTGTGAGCACGGCACCGGCTACTGCTACAAGGGACGCTGCCAGTCTCCGGACCTGCAGTGCCGGCAGCTCTACGGGCAAG GTTCAAAAAATGCTCCTGTGGCTTGTTACGAGGAACTCAATAGTCAGCGGGACAGATTTGGACACTGCGGGTTCCAGCCCAGACAAGGCTTTAAGTCCTGTGCTTGGAG GTACAAAGTGTGGTTCTGGAAag CGCGCATGGTGCTGCGCAGGGCAGGTGGCTTTGTCGTACGCATTTGCTGTGGCTTGTTCGGGAACGGGCTGAAGACCCGTTTTAGGCTGATAGTCTACAAAATCGTGACCTTGTCACTA GTGTGCAATAATAAGAGACAGTGCCACTGCCACCCTGGCTGGAAGCCCCCTGACTGCCTACAGAAGGGATCCCACTTGGGGGGAAGCATCGACAGCGGCCTCCAGCCGACGGATGGCGGTTAG